A window of the Falco rusticolus isolate bFalRus1 chromosome 1, bFalRus1.pri, whole genome shotgun sequence genome harbors these coding sequences:
- the LOC119153902 gene encoding uncharacterized protein LOC119153902 isoform X2: protein MEKFLGWKEQSSDPWSITQPPALLNTGEEQQFPCTSMHQYFGGFVLHVLVREPEETLAICCQSRRVMEKEERLRYSARLWISIPKPSMYLPHAPRPRNPSADKQHKAGQQSQQVPLGLVATAPPQSCAINLGWGVEVLTSHHPEPRGNM from the exons ATGGAGAAGTTTCTGGGCTGGAAAGAGCAGAGCAGTGATCCGTGGAGCATCACTCAGCCGCCAGCACTGCTGAATactggagaggagcagcagttTCCGTGCACCAGCATGCATCAG TACTTTGGTGGTTTTGTGCTTCATGTTTTGGTGAGAGAGCCAGAAGAGACCCTGGCCATCTGCTGTCAGAGTCGCCGTGtgatggagaaagaagaaaggctCAG atattctGCGAGGCTTTGGATTTCCATCCCCAAACCTTCCATGTACTTGCCTCATGCTCCCAGACCCCGTAACCCTTCTGCAGATAAGCAGCATAAGGCGGGACAGCAATCGCAGCAGGTTCCCCTGG GACTTGTTGCCACCGCCCCCCCTCAGAGCTGTGCAATTAATCTTGGTTGGGGAGTCGAGGTACTTACCTCTCATCATCCTGAGCCTCGTGGGAATATGTGA
- the LOC119153902 gene encoding uncharacterized protein LOC119153902 isoform X1 — MEKFLGWKEQSSDPWSITQPPALLNTGEEQQFPCTSMHQYFGGFVLHVLVREPEETLAICCQSRRVMEKEERLRYSARLWISIPKPSMYLPHAPRPRNPSADKQHKAGQQSQQVPLGMRRDGEMLNVLSHHLLLPPCPSLLCAGHPWGSSRHKCPKGAGGGDMLGSAPPPRPVHAGAPARRCVYRRCREAGGSRSHASRMWLKKQVPTSLTLTVPALLRGQPDLPLIYSDHKTNGLNKTLHD, encoded by the exons ATGGAGAAGTTTCTGGGCTGGAAAGAGCAGAGCAGTGATCCGTGGAGCATCACTCAGCCGCCAGCACTGCTGAATactggagaggagcagcagttTCCGTGCACCAGCATGCATCAG TACTTTGGTGGTTTTGTGCTTCATGTTTTGGTGAGAGAGCCAGAAGAGACCCTGGCCATCTGCTGTCAGAGTCGCCGTGtgatggagaaagaagaaaggctCAG atattctGCGAGGCTTTGGATTTCCATCCCCAAACCTTCCATGTACTTGCCTCATGCTCCCAGACCCCGTAACCCTTCTGCAGATAAGCAGCATAAGGCGGGACAGCAATCGCAGCAGGTTCCCCTGGGTATGCGGAGGGATGGGGAAATGCTGAACGTGCTCTCCCACCACCTCCTTCTCCCACCCTGCCCATCCCTGTTGTGTGCTGGTCATCCCTGGGGCTCATCCCGCCACAAGTGCCCCAAAGGTGCCGGGGGTGGGGACATGCTGGGGtctgccccgcccccccgccccgtgcaCGCAGGTGCTCCCGCACGGAGATGCGTTTACAGAAGGTGCAGAGAGGCCGGAGGAAGCCGCAGTCACGCGAGCCGCATGTGGTTAAAGAAGCAAGTGCCAACATCTCTCACTCTCACTGTCCCAGCGTTGCTCCGAGGGCAACCTGATCTGCCTTTAATCTACTCTGACCACAAGACAAATGGTTTAAATAAAACCCTGCATGACTGA